A genomic region of Anopheles coustani chromosome 3, idAnoCousDA_361_x.2, whole genome shotgun sequence contains the following coding sequences:
- the LOC131272216 gene encoding ATP-dependent (S)-NAD(P)H-hydrate dehydratase translates to MSTDNNKSPLLERARNIVPHLETDRHKGQAGRIGIVGGSLEYTGAPYFAAISALKVGADLVHVFCPEAAAQVIKSYSPELIVHPLLDSNNAIIQIEPWLERLHVLVIGPGLGRNRQVLQTVAELIKICRQLQKPLIIDADGLFLITQDISLVKDYYGVILTPNAIEFCRLFGKDRDQIMISLGKLGDGVTVIEKGLNDRIYDSLTLEKYECPQGGSGRRCGGQGDLLAGSLATFYYWALESKQEISPTMVACFAASTLTKTCNKYAFKLKGRSMTCSDMIDQIHPVFDDLFEHKKD, encoded by the coding sequence ATGTCGACGGACAACAACAAGTCGCCGTTGCTGGAGCGTGCCCGTAACATAGTGCCTCACCTCGAAACGGACCGCCACAAGGGCCAGGCCGGCCGGATCGGCATCGTGGGCGGTTCGCTCGAGTACACCGGAGCACCGTACTTTGCCGCAATCAGTGCGCTGAAAGTGGGCGCGGATTTGGTGCATGTGTTCTGCCCGGAGGCGGCCGCGCAGGTGATCAAATCGTACAGTCCGGAGCTGATAGTACATCCTCTGCTCGATTCCAATAACGCCATCATTCAGATCGAACCGTGGCTCGAGCGGCTGCACGTCCTGGTGATTGGACCGGGTCTTGGGCGGAACCGTCAGGTTCTGCAGACGGTGGCAGAGTTGATTAAAATCTGCCGGCAGCTACAGAAGCCGCTCATTATCGACGCGGATGGGTTGTTTCTGATAACGCAAGACATCAGCCTGGTGAAGGATTACTACGGCGTTATTCTCACACCGAACGCGATCGAGTTTTGCCGGCTGTTCGGCAAGGATCGGGACCAGATCATGATATCACTAGGAAAGCTTGGCGATGGCGTGACTGTGATTGAGAAAGGACTTAACGATCGGATCTACGATTCGCTCACGCTGGAGAAGTATGAGTGCCCGCAGGGAGGCTCCGGTCGGCGCTGCGGTGGCCAGGGTGATCTACTGGCCGGATCGTTGGCCACGTTCTACTATTGGGCGCTCGAGTCGAAACAGGAGATCAGCCCGACGATGGTAGCCTGCTTTGCTGCCAGCACGCTCACGAAGACGTGCAACAAGTACGCGTTCAAGCTGAAGGGCCGCAGCATGACGTGTAGCGACATGATTGACCAGATACATCCCGTATTTGACGATCTGTTCGAGCATAAGAAGGATTAG